The Capsicum annuum cultivar UCD-10X-F1 chromosome 1, UCD10Xv1.1, whole genome shotgun sequence sequence CTTCTTACATGTTGGAGCTTAATTTGGATAAAAATAACTGTTAATGATAAAAAGGTCAACAGATTAATCAAATAAAAACAGTTGTTAAGCTTTTAATAAGTCAAAAGCGATAGGTTGTACAACCCCAACTTATTGCTTTTGACTATGTAAAAGCTACACTGAATTTTGCGAAACActccaaaaatccaaaaagaactTAAAAGCAGCTTTTAAGCCCATCAAATAGGCTGTAGATAAATGAATATAAAAGGTTTAAGTGCATTGCATTAGGTTATGTTGGTCTATTTCCAGTTTATTAGGTCATTCCTTCTTCAAGGatttatatctaaataaagtttagttaaaaaaattaggAAAGTGCTAAGTGAAAGATAGCTTGAGAGAAAACTTTCTTTTTGTTGGTAATGGAATAGAAATGTGTTCAAAGGCATTCTAGTTGGTGTTAAAATCAAAATTCTGGAATTATCAGTTCATTTGATGTCCAATAAGGTGGTGAAACTAAATTTCTAGAACTTGTGGCAACATTTTCAAATTGGCTAGTACGTTTCCCCCAACTTTTCTTAGATTATAGCTTATGAGTTTTGGTATGCAATGAAAAAAAAGGCAAGCTGTTTATAGTGTTTAGGTTATTCTTTCCTGTTCTAACCAATTCTTCTTTAGTACAATAGGTCATGATTATTACGACTTACGAGAAAGCTTCAGTTTTGTTCTTTTGGTAATTGTTTTTCCTCAATGATGTAattcatttaaataattaaatcctctgtaaattattaatttttcttatttattttttgttgaagattgatttttcttatttatttgattcattttctcgtttacttttttcttgtttctatttATATGGCCTAACTAGACATAGGGAAATAGTTAGACTAGACAGGTGACTGTAAGACATGAAACCCGAGGGATGCCTAATGTCTTCCCCTCAGGTTTAATGAATCTCCTGACCTTAGAATCTCAAGTAGTAGATGTTAGGAGTCATTTTGAGGGGTTCTCTTTCTCTTTTcgtatattaatttatttattgttattcattaaaaaaaaagagtaaaatgagTTTGGTGAGCTAATGCACCGAAAAAATGTTTTAGGTGGCGAATCCAATAATTAGTATCCTTAGAATACCAACTTGTCGCTCATTTTTAATGCTTTCTTTATTCTTAAACTCAAGGTGTGCAACAGAGAGAAATGACACGAGGGTTGATATGGGCTACAGCAGAAGATTTGGCAAAGAATAGAGGAAAAGTTCTGTCTTTGTATAGGCAAATCTTGAGGAGCCTTAACTCACCTGCTTTGCCATTGAACTTAGCATCTAGACTTCAAAAGAAAGCTGAGGTCCGTGCCATGTTCATGTTGGGTTCCGAGGAGCAATCTATTCATAACATTCAAGATCTTATTGATGCTGCTGAATACTCTCTTTCCATTTTAAAAAAAGGCGAACTTCCGTAGCATATTCAAGTTTTTCAATAAGCCCGAACAATTTTCTTGTAAGTGCAAATGCTCTGAAAGGATCTTTCGCATTTTCTTAGTTCCCTTTATGCTTATATAAAGCCTACTGTTTCATTCAGCTGCTTGAAGTGtgttagtttttctttcttgcaCAGTGGTTCTTTCTAAAGTTCGAGCACTATCAAATGAGAATAAACTTCTTTCTAAAGTTCGAGCACTATCaaatgagaataaacaaaatTTGCCGGACAAGAACAAATAACTCATTCtaagaataaataacaaaatttgccGGACAAGAATAAGTAAGTCGCATGAGAATAAATAACTCATAGAATTCTAGGGTAAATACTTAGTGACAGGACAAGAATTTCTATTTAACGGGTAGCTACTGATAACAAGATAATTCCATTCTCTAAAATTTGGCAGATAGATCTCATTAGTGGTTTAGAAGCTGAAGGTAGAGATAGGAAACAAGTGTGAATGAACTTCAAAGTTCTCAATATTAATTACCTAACAATTGCGCACTTCCTCGCCGTTGCAAACAAATTTAGCCTTGATTTGTTTGATAGCATGGATTTGCTGTCAGCTGCTGTGCATGTGAACTTTTGTGAACTGTGAAGATGGATCAGCTACTTGAAAGGCCCTCTCTTGATCTAGTAGTCTATTTTGTTCACACTTGGAGCTTGCTATAAGTATGTTACCATTATTTTGTTCAGGTAAGCTGTTATAGTGGGAGGCTTGGAGCTACTTCTATTTGAAACTAGGGTAGTCCTGTGGCAATCACATAAACTTTCCATTTTGAAAGTTCCTACATCTTTCTCATGGTGTTTGCATTGGTCGATCTTTAAAGTGCATGATGAACAAAATTTAGCATAATTGAAGAACATTGATAAGGTGATCACCTGCTTGTAGATAACTAGCTACGCTAGAAATTCCAATTACAGACAGTCGGACACTAACCAAAGCATATAAAATCATTGAAAACTTGATGCACGTGAATAACTTCAGCTTCTGTATTTCTCCTATTTTGTAGTTTCTGGCAACTTTACCGTGATTATCTTTCCTATTTCTTTCTAAGTAATAACACTTTCCTGAAAGTGAAAATTCCATGTGAGAATATTCTTGTGTACAACTCTTAACATACATGATTTATTTTCCTACGAGTTGTAACCTGTCCTTGACTTCGAATTACTGACATGTTCGAACAGATTTGAAGCAGCTCGATTTCATATCTACGTAGTACTAGCAGCTCAAACTCTCTGTTGAAGATTCCTCTTGTGCAACATAAGTCTTTAAGCATCTCCAACGAGGCTTCTGCATCCTGTAAATTATCCGTAGAGGTATGTGTTTGACCATTGATGGAGGTAGACGATGTGTGACATTACTCTGGCCGAGACTATCCAGACGAGGATATCAGTGTGCTTCTAAACGACATACAATATTTGTCTCCTCAATACAAGCTGTATTACATAGATAGAGAATGGCATTCCTTGTTTCTACAGATGttttgatataataaaactaagaaaaacCTCGTCTTTACTACTTGTAGTGATTTCTGAACTTTTGTAACTTTGGTTCTTCTGTTGTGTGCTTTCAATTTACTTTCTAAAGAGACCAACTTTTCTGGGGTGTAGTGTAGTTTAAGATTCCTTGTGAATTTCGAAACTCTATAGTTGTGAGTACTCCTCTTAACCTtgaattttcattttcatataaataaatgATTTAGAGTTTCTTACTGAATTTAATTATTGAGGGCGAAAATGACTAGGATTTCTAAAATTGTCCACATGGATAGACAGTTCTTGGTTGGACCAAAATATTTATGCTCAATCAATCAACACGCCGTCCATCCATGTAACTAAGGGTTGGGAAATGGTTGATTTCAAATGATGAGATAAAGTTAAGTTTTGTTTGGACATTTAGTTTGAGTCTTTTTATATTGCagagtactccctccatttcataataGATGAATTGTTAGATTTTGACACACAAATTAAGGAATAagtattaaaaacataaatttaacacaactttttagttttaccccccccccccccccaaaaaaagttgaccttgtaataccttttcaaaagttaattgaatgttaaatcataagggtaaatttgaagaaaaatctaatgatttattttgaaacatcaataaatattccaacaattcacttattctgaaacggagggagtatttttttttcatgaacataaaaaatttattattttaattcattgtccaatcttattaaataagaaaaagtttataACAAAATATAATGCATTATTACAAagctattataaaaaaatatactaacaTTTATTGGTTAAATTTTGGTTtggtaaaaaagtaaaattgaaccTGAATTATTATAGTGTAttactttttaatataatttttaatataatcttcCTACATGGGTAAATTGAGAATTGATTTgaagtaataataaattttatatttatatgagatataaataaataattaaatagtaataacaggaattataaattttatttagtgGATATAAATAATCGAAATCACATGTCCAAATGCCACCTCATACAGCATGTCCAAATGCCTACTAAATCTGTTGGTCAATTCTTCTTTCCAAAGTtgttaatttttgacttttttgctGTGTGATTCTGAACAAGAAATCAAATGTTCTACTTGTCCTTGTCCCCTGTTACATCCTTATATGTTTGTTGCACTGCAAATGCACTCCACACCACTAGTAACTCAACCAAACAATTCAATTCTTTCATCACCAAAACTACTTCCCAACAACACCTTTACGCCAAAATCACATCTTTATGTTCTTCTCCAATACCCTTTAAGGACACGACCGACGCCCACTCTCTTTTCTCTCAATTACGGGACCCCAATATCGATCTCTATAACGCCTTATTGAGGCGTGTTTTGAGTTCTAAATGTAAGGAAAATGCTTTACTTGCTATTTTAATGTATGTTGAAATGATGTGTAAGGGGTTAGATTTTGATAAGTATACGTACCCTCTTGTTATAAAGGCGTGTGTTGAGTTACGTGAGCTGAGATATGGCAGGTTGGTTCATGCCCATGTGATAAAAAATGGGTTTGCGTTGGATTTGTATGTAGTGAACAGTTTGATGCGTTTTTATGGTGTTTGTGGGTGTGTTGGGAGTGTTCGGAAGGCGTTCGATAGAAGTCCTCTGAGAGATTTGGTGTCTTGGACTATTTTGATTCAGGGGTATGTGGACAATGGTTATTGGAAGGAAGGAGTGGATTTGTTCTTTGAAATGGTGGACGATGGGTTAAGGGCTGACGAAAGGATGATGGCGGTTGTGATATCTGCTTGTGCGAAATTAGGGGATTTGAGATTGGGCAAGAAGTTGCACGAATATGTGTGGAGttataagttgaattttgatgtgTTTCTTGGGAATGCGTTGGTCGATATGTACTTAAAATGTGGTGAACGTGATGTTGCTCTTAGTGTTTTCAGAGAGATGCCGATGAGAAATGTGATCTCTTGGAATACATTAATATCCGGATTGGCTCAAAGAAGGGAATTTAAACAGGCAATGGATGCATTTAACGAAATGCAGGATCAAGGAGTGAAGCCTGATGAGAATACTTTAGTTGGCGTTCTGAACTGTTGTAGCAATTTAGGGGCGCTAGGAGTTGGGAAATGGGTGCATAAATATGTAGATAGAAATCGGATACAAGTAACAGGGTTTGCGGGCAATGCTCTTGTTGATATGTACGCAAAGTGTGGAACCATGGACGATGCCCTTAAAGTTTTTGGAAGTATGAGTACTAAAGATATTTATTCATACACATCCGTGATAGTTGGATTGGCCGCACATGGAAAGGCACGGATGGCACTTGATTTCTTCTATGAGATGCTTGATATTGGCATACAACCAAATGAAGTCACGTTTGTAGGTGTTCTCACAGCGTGCAGTCATGGAGGACTTGTGGAAGAGGGCCAAAAGCTTTTTGCAGATATGTGGAGAGTGCACAAATTAAAACCTCGAATAGAACACTATGGCTGTATGGTTGATCTGTTGGGTCGTGCAGGGTTGATAGATGAAGCAATGGAGTTTGTACAACACATGCCGATAGAACCTGATGCTTCTATTTGGGGATCGATATTAGCAGCATGCAGGATCCAAGGAAAAGTTGAACTCGCTGAGCATGTGACTGAGATACTTGTCAATATCGAGTCTGAAAAAGATGGCACATACGTACTGATGTCAAACACATATGCTTCGGTCAGTAAATGGAGAGATGCTTTAGAAGTAAGAAAAGCAATGAAGagacagaaaataaagaaagttcCTGGATGTAGCTCCATTGAACTTGATGGCATTGTTTCCGAATTTAGGAGATGTGACAAAGCCCATCCAAGAAGTAAAGACATATATGCGGCGGTTGAGCAACTGACACTTCATCTAACTGGTACAGAGGCCTTCTCAAACGGTAGTGAGTATTTCATAGTCTGAATGCTGCAAAGAAGCTATAATTATTCCCTTAATTGAATGGTTAGATCGATATGGTACCTCTGTTCACTGTTCGTCTATATGCTGTTGCCCTGTTTCACTCGGCTTGTCTCTTCTACCTGAAGAAGCCCACGCAAACACACTGTGCAATGAAGTTGGCAGCCTAATCTGGACATGAAATTTGTCAAGTTGATCTCAGGCTTCACTTCTTGACTTATATGTCATTAATTTTTTAGAAGCTCTGCCGCTCGAAAAGTTGGGAGGGCGATTCCTTTGTACATTTTGTAACAAACATTTTAGAATGATGAGAGTATTATAACACATAGATTGTTCACAATTAATTACAAGATGGCTAAGCTGGACTCAAATGAGCTGAACTAATAAATGAGCGGTCAATAATCAACCGAAATTGGCGGATTATGATTTCATGAAATAATTTTGTCACGTAACTGGAACAACAGTTCAAGTCTCAGCAAAGGTAAGAGTAAATTCCTTAAATTGTCATTGAAGTTTTACAAACATCCCCCACTAATGTCacttatgatttttctttttttgacaatAATGTCGCTGAACTCTATaattattccaaaaaaaaaaaaaaaaaactagcagAAATGTTAAAAACTTAACAGTATGGCCCATTTGATCATTGCATTTGACCCAACACTTAATTATCGATATTCCATGTCccatgactatatttgacagttgGACTAGAGCATTTGAAAGGTAATGCCATTGTTCACCAAGAAGTCATTTTAAGTGTTAGATGAAACAAGTCTCTCTGCTACAAAGATGCCCCTCACCATTCAAAAATTGATGTGCAAAATCCCGAGAAGGCCTTCCAGCTATCTAACTCTATATTCCATCCTTTATAGAATATCAATGAGAAACCTGCAAATGCGTATCGTCTTCCCTGACCCCATCAAGTTCAAGAGTGGTAGTATTTGCTTTCAAGAGATTATATTGAGACGCTTTCATTAGCAATTGATTCTAAGACAAATGACTGTTGAATTCGGATTTGTACTAGCAGTTTCATCAACGAAAAATGCCTTGTAGAATCGATTTAAATGCAGAAAACTCTCTTTGCCTTGATGAACATAAAGATTGTGATGTTTTGGATTGTGTACACACATACAACCTCATCAACATTGTGGTGAGAAATGTTAATGCCTTCAATAATATCAACAGAATTGAGTTGCAACCGATCGATCGACAGAAAGCTCAACAAATGTTTTGTAGTACCATGTCCttgcatctttttctttcttatgataaaaaatcaaatatcaagTCAGTGCAACAAATTGTAACAGGGTGAAGTGGGAGGATAAGACTAAATGGCTTTTAGATACATATATTAATATATTGAGTGTAATTCCACGAGTGAGGTCCGGAAGGCCAAAGGGTGGTGCTTATGCAATTTTACCCCTACTTTATGAAGGTAAATAGATGTTTGATATATCTTCGACTCAAGCTTTTAGATACATACaagttttaatatattaatataatggGTTATAGgtaggtgggggtgggggtgggggagatAGGTAGCTGCTAAATTAGTCCATATTATAATGGGTTCAACATTACGTTTACTAAGTTTTAGATGGCATAAGTGTTGGGTTATGGGTTATGGATAATAATTAAGTGTTGGGTCAAATATAGTTAAATGGGTTATACcgttaagtttttaatattttgttggttttttgttattttggaatAATTATAgaatttaatgatattattatccaaaaaaaaatcataagtgaCATTAGTGAGATGTTTGTAGAACTTGATAATTTATGGAATTTACTCGCAAAAGTAACAAGAGCTCATTTGACACTAGGCATAAAGAATAGCTAATTTTATCCCATGCATGTTAATTGGTTGACTTAAAATCATATGACAACTTATGTTCCCAACCAAATGTGAGTTAGTAGTGAATTCTTCCCATTTACCTATCTTTGTAGGGCAAATGAAATCCTCAGATGTTTCTATATGATACGCAAACAACTCCTATATGATCTGAGAGATATGTTAAGAGTTATGTTGTTGGTTACGTGCCCCTAATAAACTCTCTTCTTGTGAAACAAAAGACAATACTAATAATTAACGTACAAGGGAAGCATGCATGCAGTTAGAAACAATGGTAGAATACTGTGACGTATTGGGACAACAGAATGCATGTGTAGTCGTATGAATCTATCTTTAGTTTCATcctaaaaataaatttgtatGTCGTGTCGTGGGGAACCATTTGCATGTGATTGTGAGATTATCTAATAGTAGAAGCAAAATGAGATGATGAATGTTAGCTCTGTTTAAGACTCAACTATTATCATATGTAGATATATAAGTGCATGCATTTTCTTTATTACTTTGAATTTTACATGAGATTGACACACATTTTAAAATAGAATTAGTACGTTCAATTCTTATTGTTACCCATTATCAATAGGAATAATTTCTACGTGATTGGCCTATAGAAAAAAGTCACGCCCTTAGGTGGGGGAGCGTGTTGAGTTATAATACGATTAAAGTAATTGattcaaaatattcttttttttttttttaataaattgtaGATGAGACGATTATCAGAAAGTTCAATATTCAGAGCTCACCGTCTCTCTGCCACACATtatcaaataagaatttttaCATGGTTAACCCCATCTATGGCTACACACAACCACATCTATCATCTATGGCTAGCTATATACACAGGATTTTATAGACCAAACGCTTAATTACTGAGGTATATTTTAGTAACTAGGTAAAAAAATACGATAATTTCATCccaattttatgaatttatttaaaTGCGTATTAATATTAGTGAATAAGTGCATGATCCAAGTTGGAAGTCATAAGAAATGTGTGATAGACCTTTCAGCATATATTATATCTAATGATTGAGCATCTACAGCTaacaataatattattacaaattaaacactttatatttttggctTCTCTCCCAAGCTGTTCCCTATTGTGAAGCAATTGTTGTTACGATAACGATATATATGGGTAACAAAATTAAATAGTAGTACTAGTCAATTATTCTATTCCCCCATTTAATCTGAATTTGCTTTAGAAAGTCTTTAAAGCATTCTCCATCAAAATTACATTTCAAGATTTCCAATTCAAAATTtctgattaaaattaaaaattaaagggtATTTACTACCAGCTGGATTAATTCTAATATTTGATCATTTAATATAATTTCCAGCTAAAAGCTAGATGAAAATGAGGTCGTACAACAAGTACTAATATTAATTACATTTCAATTCCATGGTAGCTAATCGGAATCAGCTGAATAAATTTTCATCGATCACCCTCCATTTTATTCTCACATTCCCATAGGAttcaaaaaactaaaactaaaataaaattatatacattgcaccaaaaataaaaataattagctTTGTCGTTGTTCCAAGACTCACTACTTGGATATGATCACAACAGATTAGCTAGCTAGGTCAAGGAAAATTGGCAATGATCTTGTCTTGTACTCAAATTAATTTGTATAAGGTAGCTAACTGATTAATTAGAATTATATTAGGAGCAAGTCATGCCTAAAAAATCTTACATAAACTTTGTGTGATCTCACATTATATTGAACGGCGATAAACTTGCTCTTCATATCAGATTTAATGTACCCTGGTGATGTTACCACCTGCCTATTGGGACATTTACCATAttactaacatttttatattCTTGAGACCAAATATAATCATAGTAATAACTTAATTGGACATATGAAGTTTAAATTTGTGGGGCAAACATTATAGGCAACAGCAGTGGCGGATTCAAGGTTTCATTAAAGAATTCAAAACCAGGAAAAGTAAATATACAAACTAATCGAAAGGGATtcaagttcaaaataaaaaataattttaactatatatatatatatatatataaataatataatttttcaatgaaGAAGGATCAGATGAAACCCTGGTCCAAAGATGGCTCTGCTCCTGAGTAAGGT is a genomic window containing:
- the LOC124888741 gene encoding uncharacterized protein LOC124888741, with the translated sequence MTRGLIWATAEDLAKNRGKVLSLYRQILRSLNSPALPLNLASRLQKKAEVRAMFMLGSEEQSIHNIQDLIDAAEYSLSILKKGELP
- the LOC107854943 gene encoding pentatricopeptide repeat-containing protein At1g08070, chloroplastic-like; amino-acid sequence: MCKGLDFDKYTYPLVIKACVELRELRYGRLVHAHVIKNGFALDLYVVNSLMRFYGVCGCVGSVRKAFDRSPLRDLVSWTILIQGYVDNGYWKEGVDLFFEMVDDGLRADERMMAVVISACAKLGDLRLGKKLHEYVWSYKLNFDVFLGNALVDMYLKCGERDVALSVFREMPMRNVISWNTLISGLAQRREFKQAMDAFNEMQDQGVKPDENTLVGVLNCCSNLGALGVGKWVHKYVDRNRIQVTGFAGNALVDMYAKCGTMDDALKVFGSMSTKDIYSYTSVIVGLAAHGKARMALDFFYEMLDIGIQPNEVTFVGVLTACSHGGLVEEGQKLFADMWRVHKLKPRIEHYGCMVDLLGRAGLIDEAMEFVQHMPIEPDASIWGSILAACRIQGKVELAEHVTEILVNIESEKDGTYVLMSNTYASVSKWRDALEVRKAMKRQKIKKVPGCSSIELDGIVSEFRRCDKAHPRSKDIYAAVEQLTLHLTGTEAFSNGSEYFIV